The genomic DNA TCGGCGGGAGTTACTGGCCCCAGCCGCGGCCCCTGCGGCCGCGCTTGACGTCGGACCGCTGCTTCTTCTCCCGCAGCCGGCGCTCGTTGACCCCCCGCGGGACCTTCCGCTTCCGCCGCGGCGCGGGCGGCGGCGCCGTGGCCTCCGCGAGCAGCGCGGCGAGCCGTACGGCGGCGGTCTCGCGGTTGCGCCACTGCGACCGGTGCTCACTCGCCCGGACCACGACGTGCCCGTCGACGAGCCTGTCCGCGAGCCGCTCCAGGGCCCG from Streptomyces sp. CMB-StM0423 includes the following:
- the arfB gene encoding alternative ribosome rescue aminoacyl-tRNA hydrolase ArfB; its protein translation is MSGPYRIRGSVALPEAELLWRFSRSSGPGGQHVNTSDTQAEVRFDLAGTQSLPPVWKERALERLADRLVDGHVVVRASEHRSQWRNRETAAVRLAALLAEATAPPPAPRRKRKVPRGVNERRLREKKQRSDVKRGRRGRGWGQ